In the Rhizobium sp. CB3090 genome, one interval contains:
- the ybgC gene encoding tol-pal system-associated acyl-CoA thioesterase, with the protein MNSPFLIAGELEAGGHRLVQRVYYEDTDFSGLVYHARYLHFLERGRTDYLRCLGVEQRELLHADEEGLVFVVHRMEIDFRGPARMDDLLVIRTATEKAGGAKMVLSQEIRRGETLLIAAKVIIAVINAKGKPRRLPEKLAAQMLVASEPAV; encoded by the coding sequence ATGAACAGCCCCTTTCTGATTGCCGGGGAACTGGAAGCCGGTGGCCACCGGCTGGTGCAGCGAGTCTATTACGAGGATACGGATTTTTCCGGCCTCGTCTATCATGCGCGCTACCTCCACTTCCTCGAACGCGGCCGCACCGACTATTTGCGCTGCCTCGGCGTGGAACAGCGCGAGCTGCTGCATGCCGATGAGGAAGGCCTGGTTTTCGTCGTTCACCGCATGGAGATCGACTTCAGGGGACCGGCACGCATGGACGACCTGCTGGTGATTCGCACGGCGACGGAGAAGGCGGGCGGCGCCAAGATGGTGCTTTCCCAGGAAATCCGCCGCGGCGAGACGTTGCTGATCGCGGCCAAGGTCATTATCGCCGTGATCAACGCCAAGGGAAAACCGCGACGGTTACCGGAAAAGCTGGCCGCACAGATGCTGGTGGCGTCAGAGCCTGCGGTTTAG
- a CDS encoding NAD-dependent epimerase/dehydratase family protein, producing the protein MKIAVMGGDGFIGWPTSLHLSDAGHEIHILDNLSRRWIDTELGVQSLTPMDSIQERTRIWHAETGRRIHFNLIDLAKDYELLKKWLAEHRPDAIVHFAEQRAAPYSMKSDRHKNYTVNNNVSATHNLLNALVELNLDAHLVHLGTMGVYGYSTVGAAIPEGYLPVGIETADGRTVNQDILYPANPGSIYHMTKCLDQLLFQFYAKNDGLRITDLHQGIVWGTHTEQTRRHEQIINRFDYDGDYGTVLNRFLIQAAIGYPLTVHGTGGQTRAFIHIQDSVRCIELALKNPPPRNARVEIFNQMTETHRVRDLAEMIAKLSGAEIVYLPNPRKEAAENDLIVKNDKFLDLGLAPITLQAGLLSEIVDVARKYAYRVDRSRVPAVSAWTKDLAATVNHDPEGKRLKSVS; encoded by the coding sequence ATGAAAATAGCGGTTATGGGCGGCGACGGTTTTATTGGTTGGCCAACCTCGCTGCATCTCTCCGACGCCGGTCATGAGATCCATATTCTCGACAATCTCTCCCGCCGCTGGATCGACACGGAACTCGGCGTGCAATCGCTGACACCCATGGATTCGATCCAGGAACGCACCCGCATCTGGCACGCCGAAACCGGCCGCCGCATCCATTTCAACCTCATCGATCTCGCCAAGGATTATGAGCTTTTGAAGAAGTGGCTCGCCGAGCATCGCCCGGACGCGATCGTGCACTTCGCCGAGCAGCGCGCCGCGCCCTATTCGATGAAGAGCGACCGCCACAAGAACTACACGGTCAACAACAACGTCAGCGCCACCCATAATCTCCTGAATGCGCTGGTGGAGCTCAATCTCGACGCCCATCTTGTCCATCTCGGCACCATGGGCGTCTACGGCTATTCCACGGTCGGCGCTGCCATTCCGGAAGGCTACCTGCCCGTAGGCATCGAGACTGCCGATGGCCGGACGGTCAACCAGGATATTCTCTATCCGGCCAATCCGGGCTCGATCTACCATATGACCAAGTGCCTGGATCAGCTTCTCTTCCAGTTCTACGCCAAGAACGACGGCCTCAGGATCACCGATCTGCATCAGGGCATCGTCTGGGGCACGCATACGGAACAGACGCGCCGCCACGAGCAGATCATCAACCGTTTCGATTATGACGGCGATTACGGCACGGTGCTTAACCGCTTCCTCATCCAGGCGGCGATCGGCTATCCCTTGACCGTGCACGGCACCGGCGGCCAGACCCGCGCCTTCATCCACATCCAGGATTCCGTGCGCTGCATCGAGCTGGCGCTGAAGAACCCGCCGCCGCGCAATGCCCGCGTCGAGATCTTCAACCAGATGACGGAGACGCATCGGGTCCGCGACCTCGCCGAGATGATCGCCAAGTTGAGCGGTGCGGAAATCGTCTATCTGCCCAACCCGCGCAAGGAAGCCGCCGAAAACGACCTGATCGTCAAGAACGACAAGTTCCTCGATCTCGGCCTGGCGCCGATCACCCTGCAAGCGGGTCTTTTGAGCGAAATCGTCGATGTCGCCAGGAAATACGCCTATCGCGTCGATCGCTCGCGCGTCCCGGCCGTTTCCGCCTGGACCAAGGATCTCGCGGCGACGGTCAACCACGATCCTGAAGGCAAACGATTGAAATCGGTCTCATGA
- a CDS encoding glycosyltransferase: MLQGVRPRSSPRARQAFVTLVTNADYAMGAKALMHSISCTHTRADMVVLHTAGVDERDLAPLEGLGCRLVDVEHLPLSDEFNERHARGNLHASAPFTKGRKPSFHSPLDNFCKLRLWQLIDYDTCVFIDADALVLKNIDKLFDYPEFSAAPNVYESLADFHRMNSGVFVAKPSLATFKDMLKLLDRPGIFWRRTDQTFLETYFPDWHGLPVFMNMLQYVWFTMPALWDWKGISILHYQYEKPWEQNHPKADQLKPLIDLWHHFHAGREVPDIAAFANPKAAA, from the coding sequence ATGCTGCAAGGAGTGCGGCCACGCTCCAGCCCGCGGGCGCGGCAAGCCTTTGTCACGCTCGTCACCAATGCCGATTACGCCATGGGCGCAAAGGCGTTGATGCATTCGATTTCTTGCACCCATACCAGAGCGGATATGGTCGTACTGCACACGGCAGGCGTCGACGAACGCGATCTAGCGCCGCTGGAGGGGCTCGGCTGCCGGCTGGTGGACGTGGAGCATCTGCCGCTTTCCGATGAATTCAATGAGCGGCACGCACGCGGCAATCTCCACGCCAGTGCCCCCTTCACCAAGGGCCGCAAGCCGTCCTTCCACTCGCCGCTCGACAATTTCTGCAAGCTCAGACTCTGGCAGCTCATCGACTACGATACCTGCGTCTTCATCGATGCGGATGCGCTGGTGCTGAAGAATATCGATAAGCTCTTCGACTATCCGGAATTTTCCGCCGCACCCAATGTTTATGAAAGCCTGGCAGATTTTCACCGAATGAATTCCGGCGTCTTCGTCGCCAAGCCTTCGCTTGCGACCTTCAAGGACATGCTGAAACTGCTCGATCGTCCCGGCATTTTCTGGCGGCGCACCGACCAGACCTTTCTCGAGACATACTTTCCGGATTGGCACGGCCTGCCGGTCTTCATGAACATGCTGCAATATGTATGGTTCACCATGCCCGCGCTTTGGGACTGGAAGGGCATTTCGATCCTGCACTATCAATATGAAAAGCCTTGGGAGCAGAATCATCCGAAGGCTGATCAACTGAAGCCGCTGATCGATTTGTGGCACCATTTCCATGCCGGTCGCGAGGTGCCCGACATAGCCGCATTCGCCAATCCGAAAGCAGCGGCATGA
- a CDS encoding NAD(P)-dependent oxidoreductase, producing MKVLVSGGTGLVGRYIVEELLAAGYRVAVGGRNAPEPGFFSQPVAFVPLHLDPSEDQSNVFDDAYFFVHAAFAHVPGKYRGGEGDNPESFCRLNQDGSIKLFETAKRAGIRRCIFLSSRAVYGDRLAGEMLTEDTTPTPNTLYGEVKRDAEHALFSLSAPGFAAASLRATGVYGDLRPNKWDDLFADYLAGKPVPSRAGTEVHGRDVGRAIRLLLETETSRINGEAFNLSDILTDTHQILAHLQRATGCPHPPPAPAPQGVVSMMDTSKIHALGWCGGGAGLLEETIARLAMPLRPTTFNASASSHPS from the coding sequence ATGAAAGTACTGGTCTCGGGCGGAACAGGTCTCGTCGGTCGTTATATCGTCGAGGAACTGCTTGCCGCCGGATACCGAGTTGCCGTTGGCGGCCGCAACGCGCCGGAACCCGGCTTCTTTTCGCAGCCCGTCGCCTTCGTGCCACTTCACCTCGATCCTTCAGAAGACCAAAGCAACGTCTTCGACGATGCATATTTTTTCGTGCACGCGGCCTTTGCGCATGTCCCCGGCAAATATCGCGGCGGCGAAGGCGATAATCCCGAAAGCTTTTGCCGGCTCAACCAGGATGGCAGCATAAAGCTATTCGAAACGGCGAAACGCGCCGGCATCCGCCGTTGCATCTTTCTCTCCTCGCGCGCCGTCTATGGTGACCGGCTGGCTGGCGAGATGCTGACGGAGGACACGACCCCGACGCCGAACACACTCTACGGCGAAGTGAAGCGTGATGCCGAGCACGCCCTCTTCTCCCTGTCCGCTCCCGGCTTTGCTGCGGCAAGCCTAAGAGCGACAGGCGTCTACGGTGATCTCCGTCCGAACAAGTGGGATGATCTTTTTGCGGATTATCTTGCGGGAAAGCCGGTTCCCTCTCGCGCCGGAACCGAGGTCCACGGCCGCGATGTCGGCCGCGCCATCCGCCTGCTGCTGGAGACCGAGACCAGCCGCATCAACGGCGAGGCGTTCAACCTCTCGGATATTCTCACCGACACGCACCAGATCCTTGCGCATTTGCAGCGGGCAACCGGCTGTCCTCACCCTCCGCCGGCTCCCGCGCCACAAGGCGTCGTCAGCATGATGGATACGTCTAAAATCCATGCGCTCGGCTGGTGCGGCGGTGGCGCGGGATTGCTGGAAGAGACGATTGCGAGATTGGCAATGCCGCTGCGGCCTACGACCTTCAACGCATCAGCGTCGTCTCATCCCAGTTAA
- a CDS encoding DinB family protein, whose protein sequence is MSGFDPIRVFRKLAYNNALANIRLHRACAALQPGEFEAERVSFFPSIKSTLSHILTVDWFYVDALEGGTLGLKAFDVEESFDTLDALSAEQGKIDRRLVALCEHLNPEGLVRVVDLHRDNRIQRERAEDVLSHLFQHQTHHRGQVHAMLAGSSVAPPQLDEFIVADDARFRGEELAALNWDETTLMR, encoded by the coding sequence ATGTCCGGCTTCGATCCGATCCGCGTATTTCGCAAGCTCGCTTACAACAACGCGTTAGCGAATATCCGATTGCATCGGGCCTGTGCTGCCCTTCAGCCCGGCGAATTCGAGGCCGAGCGGGTGAGTTTCTTTCCGTCGATCAAATCGACGCTTAGTCACATCCTGACCGTCGACTGGTTTTACGTCGATGCGCTGGAAGGCGGCACGCTCGGTCTCAAGGCTTTCGATGTCGAAGAGTCGTTCGACACGCTGGATGCACTGTCGGCTGAGCAAGGCAAAATCGATCGGCGGCTCGTAGCTCTATGTGAACACCTGAACCCCGAGGGGTTGGTGCGGGTGGTCGATCTGCATCGCGACAATCGTATCCAGAGGGAACGTGCGGAGGATGTGCTGAGCCATCTTTTCCAGCACCAGACCCATCATCGCGGTCAAGTGCATGCCATGCTTGCCGGCAGCAGCGTTGCTCCGCCGCAGTTGGACGAATTCATCGTTGCCGACGACGCCAGGTTTCGAGGTGAGGAATTGGCAGCGCTTAACTGGGATGAGACGACGCTGATGCGTTGA
- a CDS encoding NUDIX hydrolase — translation MLKRRIIRLNAGHERYQMRIAGLGFREGHVLVHRAVHEPFWTFPGGRAEIGETSEETLRREMIEELGVDVVVGRLLWMVENFFRYERRNWHELGLYYLMDIPPSFPFRSEEIVHRLKDGDNHLEFKWVPATREALVALDIPPYFIADEIESLPQTARHLVWRDGDLDKA, via the coding sequence ATGTTGAAACGCAGGATCATCAGGTTGAACGCCGGTCACGAGCGATATCAGATGCGCATTGCGGGCCTCGGCTTTCGCGAGGGGCATGTCCTCGTTCATCGCGCTGTGCACGAACCGTTCTGGACTTTTCCCGGCGGCCGAGCGGAAATCGGCGAGACGTCGGAGGAGACGTTACGGCGGGAGATGATCGAAGAGCTGGGCGTTGATGTGGTGGTCGGCCGGCTGCTCTGGATGGTAGAGAATTTCTTTCGCTACGAGCGGCGCAATTGGCATGAGCTGGGGCTCTATTATCTGATGGATATTCCGCCGAGTTTTCCATTCCGGTCGGAGGAGATCGTTCATCGCCTCAAGGATGGTGACAATCATCTCGAATTCAAATGGGTACCGGCTACACGGGAGGCGCTGGTTGCGCTGGATATTCCGCCCTATTTCATAGCGGACGAGATCGAAAGCCTGCCGCAGACCGCGCGCCATCTGGTTTGGCGGGATGGTGATCTCGACAAAGCGTAG
- a CDS encoding metallophosphoesterase, producing the protein MIDRRGFLKLFGGSIVGLLALGGYAFGYEPVVRLNTARYQLTPPGWTPGLKLRIVALADFHACRPWMTADRIASICARANDLGGDIIVLLGDYTSGTDFVTGRVDHRVWAGELAALKAPLGVHAIVGNHDWWHDAAAQKNGHGPTFSHKALADAGIPVYSNRSVRLEKDGYGFWLAGVEDQLALRRSVRWKRQFTEGLDDLEGTLAQVNDEAPVILLAHEPDIFPAVPSRVSLTLSGHTHGGQVRVFGWSPYLPSRYGDRYIHGHIVEEDRHIIVSGGLGCSVAPVRVGVPPEIVVIDLG; encoded by the coding sequence GTGATCGACCGCCGAGGTTTCCTGAAGCTTTTCGGCGGCAGCATCGTCGGGTTGCTGGCACTTGGCGGCTATGCGTTTGGATACGAACCCGTGGTGCGTCTGAATACAGCTCGTTACCAGTTGACTCCCCCAGGCTGGACGCCGGGGCTGAAATTGAGGATCGTGGCGCTTGCCGATTTCCATGCGTGCAGGCCTTGGATGACGGCCGATCGCATCGCGTCTATCTGCGCCCGGGCCAACGATCTCGGTGGCGATATCATCGTTCTCTTGGGTGACTATACATCGGGAACGGATTTCGTAACCGGCCGTGTCGATCATCGCGTATGGGCGGGCGAGTTGGCAGCCCTCAAGGCACCACTCGGCGTACATGCGATCGTTGGCAATCATGACTGGTGGCACGATGCGGCTGCGCAAAAAAACGGACATGGTCCGACATTCAGCCACAAGGCCTTGGCCGATGCCGGAATTCCGGTTTATTCCAACCGATCAGTTCGCTTGGAAAAAGATGGATACGGCTTTTGGCTTGCGGGTGTTGAGGATCAGCTTGCCCTGCGTCGGAGCGTCCGCTGGAAGCGTCAGTTCACAGAAGGGCTCGATGATCTTGAGGGCACGCTGGCGCAGGTGAATGACGAAGCGCCTGTCATCCTGCTCGCCCACGAGCCCGATATCTTCCCGGCCGTACCGTCGCGCGTGTCGCTGACGTTGTCCGGCCATACGCATGGCGGGCAGGTTAGGGTTTTCGGCTGGTCGCCCTATCTGCCCTCGCGCTATGGCGACCGGTATATACATGGCCATATCGTCGAGGAGGATCGGCATATTATCGTCTCCGGTGGTCTGGGCTGTTCGGTCGCGCCGGTCCGTGTTGGCGTACCGCCGGAAATCGTTGTGATCGATCTGGGATAG
- the ruvB gene encoding Holliday junction branch migration DNA helicase RuvB, with protein sequence MSEAARLISPEKRGEDLDVTLRPQSLDEFTGQAEARANLKVFIEAAKGRGEALDHVLFVGPPGLGKTTLAQIMAKELGVNFRSTSGPVIAKAGDLAALLTNLEERDVLFIDEIHRLNPAVEEILYPAMEDFQLDLIIGEGPAARSVKIDLAKFTLVAATTRLGLLTTPLRDRFGIPVRLSFYTVEELELIVRRGARLMGLGMTEEGAREIARRARGTPRIAGRLLRRVRDFAEVAKAEAVTREIADEALTRLLVDNVGFDQLDKRYLNMIAVNFGGGPVGIETIAAGLSEPRDAIEDIIEPYMIQQGFIQRTPRGRVLTAIAWRHLGMQPPKDLEAAQFRLFQEEGE encoded by the coding sequence ATGAGCGAAGCCGCACGCCTGATATCGCCGGAAAAGCGGGGCGAAGACCTGGATGTGACGCTGAGGCCGCAGTCGCTGGACGAGTTCACCGGCCAGGCGGAGGCACGCGCCAATCTCAAGGTGTTCATCGAGGCCGCGAAGGGACGCGGGGAGGCGTTGGACCACGTGCTGTTCGTTGGTCCGCCGGGTCTCGGTAAAACGACGCTGGCGCAGATCATGGCGAAGGAGCTCGGCGTCAATTTCCGCTCGACATCCGGGCCGGTTATCGCCAAGGCCGGCGATCTTGCTGCACTTCTGACCAATCTCGAAGAGCGCGATGTGCTCTTCATCGACGAAATCCATCGCCTCAATCCGGCCGTGGAAGAAATCCTCTATCCGGCGATGGAGGATTTCCAGCTTGACTTGATCATCGGCGAAGGCCCGGCGGCGCGGTCGGTGAAGATCGATTTGGCCAAGTTCACGCTGGTCGCCGCCACGACGCGACTAGGCCTGCTGACGACGCCGCTGCGCGATCGTTTCGGCATTCCGGTACGCCTGAGCTTCTATACCGTCGAGGAGTTGGAGCTGATCGTCCGGCGCGGGGCGCGGCTGATGGGGCTCGGCATGACTGAAGAAGGCGCGCGTGAGATTGCCAGGCGCGCCCGTGGCACGCCGCGCATCGCCGGCCGTCTGCTGCGCCGGGTGCGTGACTTTGCCGAAGTGGCGAAGGCCGAAGCTGTAACCCGCGAGATCGCTGACGAAGCGTTGACGCGGCTCTTGGTCGACAATGTCGGTTTCGATCAGCTCGACAAGCGCTATCTCAACATGATCGCCGTGAATTTTGGCGGTGGCCCCGTCGGCATCGAAACCATCGCCGCAGGCCTCTCCGAACCGCGCGACGCGATTGAGGATATCATCGAGCCCTACATGATCCAGCAGGGTTTCATTCAGCGCACGCCGCGCGGCCGCGTGCTGACGGCGATCGCCTGGCGGCATCTTGGAATGCAGCCGCCGAAGGACCTGGAAGCAGCGCAGTTCAGGCTGTTCCAGGAGGAAGGCGAGTGA
- a CDS encoding PIN domain-containing protein gives MIGVDTNILIRFFLQDDPSQNEKVTKLFARLPEIGPGYINCITLMEFAWFLRRKTKLPRSKIMEGISDLLEAEDILLEDELLVEEVLGIMASSEVEFADTLIALRNRNAGCNLTMTFDEKAAKRIPGMELLT, from the coding sequence ATGATCGGAGTCGACACCAATATCCTGATCCGTTTCTTCCTTCAGGATGATCCTTCGCAGAATGAGAAGGTGACGAAACTATTTGCACGCCTTCCTGAAATCGGCCCAGGCTACATCAATTGCATCACATTGATGGAGTTTGCCTGGTTTTTACGCCGAAAAACGAAACTGCCGCGATCGAAAATTATGGAGGGTATTTCGGATTTGCTAGAAGCCGAAGATATCCTGCTGGAGGACGAGCTTTTGGTTGAAGAAGTGCTGGGCATTATGGCGTCTTCAGAAGTCGAATTCGCCGATACGCTCATCGCCTTGCGCAATCGCAATGCCGGCTGCAATCTGACAATGACCTTCGATGAAAAAGCCGCGAAACGCATACCCGGAATGGAACTTCTGACATGA
- a CDS encoding type II toxin-antitoxin system PrlF family antitoxin encodes MTVFYGTMTSKGQTTVPAEVREILKLKPGDKIRYVHRNGEIIMKAKNKRAIDLAGKFYDPQRAPITIEEMDDVIGDAIVEHVLGKE; translated from the coding sequence ATGACCGTGTTTTATGGAACGATGACATCGAAGGGGCAGACAACAGTGCCGGCGGAAGTCAGGGAAATTCTGAAATTGAAGCCCGGCGACAAGATCCGTTACGTTCATCGCAACGGCGAGATCATCATGAAAGCAAAAAACAAGCGAGCCATCGATCTTGCTGGAAAATTCTATGATCCGCAGCGTGCTCCGATTACGATCGAAGAGATGGATGATGTCATCGGCGATGCTATTGTTGAGCATGTTTTGGGTAAGGAATGA
- the ruvA gene encoding Holliday junction branch migration protein RuvA, with amino-acid sequence MIGKLKGTIEEIGEDYALVDVHGVCYVAYCSARTLSKLGSVGEACVLFIETYVREDQIRLFGFMTVLEREWFNLLQTVQGIGAKVALALLSTLTPAELANAIALQDRSAVSRAPGVGPKVAMRIVTELKNKAPAFAGEAINIGLKQELGEGVASAPVADAVSALTNLGYSRDQAANAVAAAMKSAGDGADSAKLIRLGLKELAR; translated from the coding sequence ATGATCGGCAAGTTGAAAGGCACTATCGAAGAGATCGGCGAGGACTATGCGCTCGTGGATGTGCATGGCGTGTGCTACGTCGCCTATTGCTCGGCACGCACGCTGTCGAAGCTCGGCTCCGTCGGTGAAGCCTGTGTTCTCTTCATCGAGACCTATGTCCGCGAGGACCAGATCCGGCTTTTCGGTTTTATGACGGTGCTTGAGCGGGAGTGGTTCAATCTTCTGCAGACCGTGCAGGGCATTGGCGCGAAGGTGGCGCTGGCGCTTTTGTCGACGCTGACGCCGGCGGAACTTGCCAACGCCATCGCGCTACAGGATCGCAGCGCCGTGTCGCGGGCACCGGGCGTCGGACCGAAGGTGGCAATGCGCATCGTCACCGAGCTGAAGAACAAGGCGCCGGCTTTTGCGGGCGAGGCGATCAATATCGGCCTCAAGCAGGAATTGGGCGAGGGCGTCGCTTCCGCTCCGGTCGCCGATGCGGTTTCTGCGCTCACCAATCTAGGCTATTCCCGGGACCAGGCCGCGAACGCGGTCGCGGCTGCGATGAAATCGGCCGGAGATGGAGCTGATAGCGCCAAGCTGATCCGGCTGGGATTGAAAGAGCTGGCGCGGTGA
- a CDS encoding type II toxin-antitoxin system VapC family toxin, with amino-acid sequence MVTIIDTNVLVDLAIPGSAWHAWSSGQVFSAFKQGPVVINPIIYAEFSVRYSSMDRVDELLPQSEFRRESLPWSAAFAAAAAFRVYRQAGGGRERILPDFLIGAHAAVRGYSILTRDPKGYRSYFPSLDLITPETHP; translated from the coding sequence ATGGTCACGATCATCGATACGAATGTGCTGGTTGACCTGGCCATACCTGGCTCGGCTTGGCATGCTTGGTCCAGCGGGCAGGTATTTTCCGCTTTCAAGCAAGGGCCGGTTGTTATCAATCCCATCATCTACGCGGAATTCTCGGTGCGTTACAGCAGCATGGACCGCGTTGATGAGCTGTTGCCCCAAAGTGAATTTCGCCGCGAAAGCCTGCCTTGGTCGGCAGCATTCGCCGCGGCCGCGGCTTTCAGGGTTTATCGTCAGGCGGGCGGGGGCAGAGAGCGCATTCTTCCTGATTTTTTGATCGGCGCGCATGCTGCCGTGCGTGGTTATTCCATACTGACGCGAGATCCCAAGGGCTACCGTTCCTACTTTCCTTCGCTTGACCTCATCACTCCCGAAACCCATCCCTGA
- a CDS encoding AbrB/MazE/SpoVT family DNA-binding domain-containing protein, giving the protein MRVTSKGQVTIPRDLRELAGIELNSEVIFSIEDGRLVVAPKYGKRDIEDRQRLDRFMATLKRLEGTGDQDIDAEALMSMTRDR; this is encoded by the coding sequence ATGCGCGTGACATCCAAAGGGCAGGTGACCATCCCGCGCGACCTGCGCGAATTGGCCGGCATAGAGCTCAACAGCGAAGTCATATTTTCCATCGAGGATGGGAGGCTGGTTGTTGCGCCTAAGTATGGTAAGCGCGACATTGAGGATCGGCAGCGGCTCGATCGGTTCATGGCCACCCTCAAACGCTTGGAAGGGACTGGCGATCAGGATATCGATGCCGAAGCGCTGATGTCGATGACGCGTGACCGGTAG
- the ruvC gene encoding crossover junction endodeoxyribonuclease RuvC: MQNTIRIIGIDPGLRRTGWGVIDTLGNSLRFVASGTVTSDGEMDLASRLCQLHDGLADIVHSYKPDEAAVEQTFVNKDAVATLKLGQARGIAMLVPARAGLQVAEYAPNAVKKAVIGVGHGEKQQIHMMLKILMPKVEFKGNDAADALAIAICHAHNRGASRMRQAALAG, from the coding sequence ATGCAGAACACGATTCGAATCATCGGCATCGATCCCGGCCTGCGCCGCACCGGCTGGGGCGTTATCGACACATTGGGCAATTCCCTGCGTTTCGTTGCCTCGGGCACAGTGACATCGGATGGCGAGATGGATCTGGCGTCGCGCCTCTGCCAGCTTCACGACGGGCTTGCCGACATCGTCCACAGCTACAAGCCGGACGAAGCCGCTGTCGAACAGACTTTCGTCAACAAGGATGCGGTGGCGACGCTGAAGCTCGGTCAGGCGCGCGGTATCGCCATGCTGGTGCCGGCGCGTGCCGGGCTGCAGGTGGCCGAATATGCGCCGAACGCCGTCAAGAAGGCGGTGATCGGCGTGGGCCATGGCGAGAAGCAGCAGATCCATATGATGCTGAAGATCTTGATGCCGAAAGTGGAGTTCAAAGGCAACGACGCCGCGGACGCACTCGCCATCGCCATCTGCCATGCCCACAATCGCGGTGCCAGCCGGATGCGTCAGGCGGCATTGGCGGGGTAG
- a CDS encoding LLM class flavin-dependent oxidoreductase — protein MVPFSILDLSPVAEGSTVSQSFESSKRMAQKAEALGYTRFWLAEHHGMPGIASAATAVVIGHVGAATSRIRIGSGGVMLPNHSPLVIAEQFGTLEALFPGRVDLGLGRAPGTDMRTAQALRRNLDAGAQSFPNDIVELQQLFSPADENQSIIAVPGNGAKVPIWLLGSSLYSAHLAAMLGLPYAFASHFAPEALLDAVAIYRDRFTPSATLDKPYVMVGVMGSAANTDEEAQYHFTSAQQQFVNLRRNVRGPFPRPRKDMDDFWTPMEKLNVEHTLRYAVVGSPATAEAKLSQFIKDTEADEVIISMPIHDIEARLRSVELFAQLPSFKKAA, from the coding sequence ATGGTTCCCTTTTCCATTCTCGATCTTTCGCCCGTTGCCGAGGGCAGCACCGTCAGCCAATCCTTTGAAAGCTCGAAGCGCATGGCGCAGAAGGCGGAAGCCCTTGGCTACACCAGGTTCTGGCTGGCGGAGCACCACGGCATGCCCGGCATCGCCAGCGCCGCGACGGCCGTCGTGATCGGCCATGTCGGGGCAGCGACCTCGCGTATCCGTATCGGCTCGGGCGGCGTCATGCTGCCGAACCATTCGCCGCTGGTGATCGCGGAGCAATTCGGCACGCTGGAAGCCTTGTTCCCAGGTCGCGTCGATCTCGGTCTCGGCCGTGCGCCGGGCACGGACATGCGCACCGCACAGGCACTACGCCGCAATCTCGATGCCGGCGCCCAGAGCTTTCCCAATGATATTGTCGAGCTGCAGCAGCTGTTCAGCCCGGCCGACGAGAACCAATCGATCATTGCTGTGCCCGGCAACGGCGCCAAGGTGCCGATCTGGCTGCTCGGTTCGAGCCTCTACAGCGCCCATCTCGCCGCCATGCTTGGTCTGCCCTATGCCTTCGCCTCACATTTTGCGCCGGAAGCTTTGCTCGACGCGGTTGCCATCTATCGCGACCGCTTCACGCCGTCGGCAACGCTCGACAAGCCCTATGTGATGGTCGGCGTCATGGGATCGGCCGCGAATACGGACGAAGAGGCGCAATATCACTTCACTTCGGCACAACAGCAATTCGTCAACCTACGCCGCAATGTCCGCGGCCCCTTCCCTCGTCCTCGGAAGGATATGGACGATTTCTGGACGCCAATGGAAAAACTGAATGTCGAACACACGTTGCGCTACGCCGTCGTCGGCTCGCCCGCGACCGCCGAGGCGAAGCTCTCGCAGTTCATCAAGGATACGGAAGCGGACGAAGTGATCATCTCGATGCCGATTCACGACATCGAGGCGCGGCTGAGATCGGTGGAACTGTTCGCGCAACTGCCGTCGTTCAAGAAGGCGGCGTAA